The Calditrichota bacterium genome includes a window with the following:
- the pssA gene encoding CDP-diacylglycerol--serine O-phosphatidyltransferase, whose protein sequence is MIRISRSVVPNSFTVGNMLFGYLSMFFAVEKDFVMAAWMIGLAAFLDAVDGKVARITNSSSKFGVEYDSLADVVSFGVAPSFLIYHFYFNQLDNVGFLFSFMPLLFGSIRLARFNVQLSGFTKTHFSGLPIPAAAITIISYIVLVERYFDGEPFPRVLMALTAIVSLLMVSNVRYEVAKISLKGNTRHKIILAFLLIFGICILFFPNMLIFPAMLLYIGGGLIKTLFMKTSERRQKYKEKRSQRSAKKSQNKTEQNENVESKQQNDIE, encoded by the coding sequence GTGATACGGATTTCGCGTTCGGTTGTACCAAACTCTTTTACTGTCGGCAATATGCTTTTTGGCTACTTGTCGATGTTTTTTGCGGTTGAAAAAGATTTTGTAATGGCGGCCTGGATGATTGGCCTGGCTGCTTTTTTAGATGCAGTAGATGGCAAAGTTGCACGTATTACAAACTCTTCCAGTAAATTTGGTGTTGAGTATGATTCCTTGGCTGATGTTGTTTCTTTTGGTGTTGCGCCTTCATTTCTTATTTATCATTTTTACTTTAACCAGCTTGATAATGTAGGCTTTTTATTCAGCTTTATGCCACTGCTATTTGGCAGTATCCGTCTGGCCCGTTTTAATGTACAACTAAGTGGATTTACAAAAACTCATTTTAGCGGTTTGCCAATTCCGGCAGCGGCAATTACAATCATAAGTTATATTGTTTTGGTTGAAAGGTATTTTGATGGTGAGCCATTTCCAAGAGTTTTAATGGCACTTACGGCAATTGTATCACTTTTAATGGTCAGCAATGTTCGCTATGAGGTCGCAAAAATTTCTTTAAAAGGTAATACAAGACATAAAATTATTTTAGCATTCCTGTTAATTTTTGGAATATGTATTTTGTTTTTTCCAAATATGTTAATTTTTCCTGCAATGCTTTTATATATAGGTGGCGGGCTTATTAAAACACTTTTTATGAAGACCAGTGAACGCAGGCAGAAATATAAAGAAAAACGTAGCCAGCGATCGGCCAAAAAATCGCAAAATAAAACTGAACAAAATGAGAATGTTGAAAGTAAGCAACAAAACGATATTGAATAA
- a CDS encoding trypsin-like serine protease: MDKRFKKEYVYGLFFILAIISCGTQKNDPEPLSGQNETTGQVEQKLQPLNDGLYNSRTTAITEAVKMVSPAVVSVNVTKIEKRIWRGDPFLQRFFPEIYRDRVYREKVPSLGSGFIISNDGYVVTNDHVVGHSEKTEITINTSDGNEYPARLIGQDFVSDIALLKIDDHTLPATILGNSNNLVIGEWTIALGNPFGLFKKSKPTVTVGVISAMDRDFGRVEEGRIYQDMIQTDASINTGNSGGPLVNAAGEVIGMNTFIYTGGQYSSGSVGIGFAIPINRIKEIVKGLKENKIDRDFWVGFRYSPINRVVAYELGYPEQEGIFVSNIKRRSPAEKAGLELGDVLIEINGLPVKDEASVKVAMGTEYLKVGDKLNMKVWREGKIKPVNIILEKDINGVSQ; the protein is encoded by the coding sequence ATGGATAAAAGATTTAAAAAAGAATACGTGTATGGATTGTTTTTTATACTTGCGATAATTTCATGTGGAACCCAAAAAAATGATCCAGAGCCATTGTCTGGTCAAAATGAAACTACCGGCCAGGTAGAACAAAAGCTACAACCACTAAATGATGGTCTGTATAATAGCCGCACAACTGCAATAACTGAAGCGGTAAAAATGGTCAGCCCTGCGGTTGTATCCGTCAATGTTACAAAAATAGAAAAAAGAATTTGGCGAGGTGATCCATTTCTTCAACGATTCTTTCCAGAAATATATCGTGACAGAGTTTACCGGGAGAAAGTGCCTTCGCTGGGATCTGGTTTTATTATTTCCAATGATGGCTATGTTGTTACAAATGATCATGTTGTTGGTCATTCAGAAAAAACTGAGATTACAATAAACACATCTGATGGAAATGAATATCCGGCCCGGCTGATTGGACAGGATTTTGTTTCTGACATCGCCTTGTTAAAAATTGATGATCATACATTGCCGGCAACTATTTTGGGTAATTCCAATAATTTGGTTATTGGCGAATGGACTATTGCACTGGGAAATCCATTTGGCCTGTTTAAAAAAAGTAAACCAACGGTTACTGTTGGTGTTATTAGTGCAATGGACAGGGATTTTGGGCGGGTTGAAGAAGGCCGTATTTATCAGGATATGATACAAACAGACGCTTCAATAAATACAGGTAATAGTGGCGGTCCGCTTGTTAACGCAGCCGGAGAAGTTATCGGTATGAATACTTTTATTTATACGGGCGGTCAATATTCATCAGGCTCGGTTGGGATTGGTTTTGCCATTCCAATTAATCGTATAAAGGAAATTGTTAAAGGTTTAAAAGAGAATAAAATTGACCGGGATTTTTGGGTGGGATTTCGTTACAGTCCAATAAACAGGGTAGTTGCTTATGAGCTTGGATATCCTGAACAGGAAGGGATTTTTGTTTCTAATATAAAACGACGCAGCCCCGCAGAAAAAGCCGGTCTTGAATTGGGAGATGTTTTAATTGAGATAAATGGCCTGCCTGTAAAAGATGAGGCATCAGTAAAGGTTGCCATGGGTACAGAATATCTTAAGGTTGGAGATAAGCTAAATATGAAAGTCTGGCGTGAAGGTAAGATTAAGCCGGTAAATATAATATTGGAAAAAGACATTAATGGAGTGAGTCAGTGA
- a CDS encoding adenylosuccinate lyase, with product MIARYSLPEIEKIWTDEERFSIWLEIEIAASEANNQLGIVPDEDLKTIKEKANFKTNRILEIEAEVKHDVIAFLTNVAEYVGPPARYIHYGLTSSDVLDTALAVQLVRAGKLISDALEALIKTIGKRAVEFKNTIQMGRSHGIHAEPITFGLKLAVWYDELKRQRERLKEAVESIRVGQISGAVGTYDHLDPQVQDYVCLKLGLKSANISTQVLQRDRHAHYMSALALIGATIEKIAVEIRHLQRTEVLEAEEGFTKGQKGSSAMPHKKNPIISEQLSGMARLLRGNAHTAMENVALWHERDISHSSVERIIMPDSTMLLYYMLKKANGLIANLNVFPENMMANLQKTNGLFSSQVVLLALTQKGVSREKAYRMVQRNAMKVWEEKEDFAKLLKADPDLKEALSAEEIDDLCSIEKRLSKVDYIFNKVGLK from the coding sequence ATGATTGCACGATATTCATTGCCGGAAATAGAAAAAATTTGGACAGACGAGGAACGTTTTTCGATTTGGCTGGAAATTGAAATTGCAGCAAGTGAAGCAAATAACCAGCTTGGAATTGTTCCCGATGAAGATTTAAAAACAATCAAAGAAAAAGCCAACTTTAAAACAAACAGAATTCTTGAGATTGAGGCTGAAGTTAAACATGATGTTATCGCCTTTTTAACAAATGTAGCAGAATACGTTGGTCCGCCGGCGCGTTACATTCATTATGGACTTACTTCTTCAGATGTACTGGATACTGCTTTAGCCGTTCAGCTTGTTAGGGCAGGAAAACTGATTTCAGATGCGCTTGAAGCTTTGATAAAAACTATTGGCAAAAGGGCTGTAGAATTTAAGAATACTATCCAGATGGGGCGTTCGCATGGTATACATGCCGAGCCAATTACTTTTGGTTTAAAACTTGCAGTTTGGTATGATGAACTCAAGCGTCAGCGAGAAAGGTTGAAAGAGGCCGTTGAATCAATCAGAGTTGGCCAAATATCAGGCGCTGTTGGCACTTATGATCATCTCGATCCACAGGTACAAGATTATGTTTGTTTGAAGCTGGGATTGAAATCTGCTAATATTTCAACACAGGTTTTACAAAGAGACAGGCATGCCCATTATATGTCTGCACTGGCTTTGATTGGCGCAACGATTGAGAAAATTGCTGTTGAAATCCGCCATTTGCAGCGAACAGAAGTATTGGAAGCAGAAGAGGGATTTACAAAAGGGCAAAAAGGCTCATCTGCAATGCCGCATAAAAAAAATCCCATTATTAGCGAGCAACTCTCCGGGATGGCGAGACTTCTGCGTGGAAATGCCCATACTGCCATGGAAAATGTAGCTTTATGGCATGAGCGTGATATTTCGCATTCTTCCGTAGAGCGGATAATTATGCCGGACAGCACTATGCTGCTTTATTACATGTTAAAAAAAGCAAATGGGCTGATAGCTAATTTAAATGTTTTCCCGGAAAATATGATGGCTAATCTGCAAAAAACAAACGGCCTTTTTAGCTCTCAAGTGGTACTTTTAGCACTTACACAAAAAGGTGTATCACGGGAAAAGGCATATCGAATGGTGCAACGTAATGCCATGAAAGTTTGGGAAGAAAAAGAGGATTTTGCTAAACTGCTTAAAGCCGATCCTGACTTAAAAGAAGCTTTATCTGCAGAAGAAATAGATGATCTCTGTTCGATTGAAAAACGGTTGAGTAAAGTTGACTATATTTTCAATAAAGTCGGTTTAAAATAA
- the fsa gene encoding fructose-6-phosphate aldolase, producing the protein MKFFIDTANIDQIKEANSIGVLDGVTTNPSLLAKEGGDPIEIYKQICAIVDGPVSAEVLSLDTDGMLKEARELVKIHKNIVVKIPMTKEGMKAVKVCSSEGIKTNVTLVFSSPQALFAARAGATYVSPFVGRLDDISSNGMDLIGEIVQIFSNYAFETEVLVASVRHPMHLVEAAMMGADVATIPFNVIEQMLKHPLTDKGIETFLADYKKIYG; encoded by the coding sequence ATGAAGTTTTTTATTGACACTGCAAATATTGATCAAATAAAAGAGGCCAATAGTATTGGTGTTTTAGATGGTGTTACAACAAATCCAAGTTTGCTTGCCAAAGAAGGTGGCGATCCAATTGAAATTTATAAACAAATTTGCGCCATTGTTGATGGGCCGGTTAGTGCAGAAGTTTTATCGCTGGATACCGATGGCATGTTAAAGGAAGCCCGCGAACTGGTTAAGATCCACAAAAATATTGTTGTAAAAATCCCAATGACAAAAGAAGGAATGAAAGCTGTAAAGGTTTGCTCCTCCGAAGGGATTAAGACAAATGTTACTTTGGTTTTTAGCTCACCTCAGGCACTTTTTGCAGCCCGCGCAGGTGCAACTTATGTTAGCCCTTTTGTGGGCCGTCTGGATGACATTTCTTCCAATGGTATGGACCTGATTGGCGAGATTGTACAGATATTTAGTAACTACGCCTTTGAAACAGAAGTACTGGTGGCAAGTGTTCGCCACCCAATGCATTTAGTTGAAGCCGCAATGATGGGTGCTGATGTGGCAACAATCCCATTTAATGTTATTGAACAAATGCTAAAACACCCTTTAACAGATAAAGGTATTGAAACATTTTTAGCTGATTACAAGAAAATTTATGGCTAA
- a CDS encoding phosphatidylserine decarboxylase family protein produces MIAKDGIPIIIWTGIIFLVIAALGFSLDTIYLKALAAVILAIFIFHFFFFRDPDRETPQGDNLIIAPADGTIIKVDEVEEKEYFNEKVQRVTIFMSVFNVHVNRFPFSGEVDYLDYAPGKFMAAFADSADLENERTIIGIKSGEKRLLFKQVAGLIARRIVYHVKKDDTTQAGIRFGLIRYGSRVDMYFPLSVKVNVKLKQKVRSGSTIIGEY; encoded by the coding sequence ATGATCGCTAAAGACGGAATTCCTATAATAATTTGGACGGGAATAATTTTTCTTGTGATAGCTGCATTGGGCTTTTCGCTTGATACAATCTATTTAAAAGCTTTGGCTGCAGTTATATTAGCCATATTTATTTTTCACTTTTTCTTTTTTCGTGATCCGGACCGCGAGACGCCACAAGGTGATAACCTGATTATCGCACCGGCTGATGGTACCATCATTAAAGTAGATGAGGTAGAGGAAAAAGAATACTTCAATGAAAAAGTACAACGTGTGACAATCTTCATGTCCGTTTTTAATGTTCATGTAAACCGTTTCCCATTTTCCGGAGAAGTAGATTATCTTGATTATGCGCCGGGTAAATTTATGGCTGCTTTTGCAGATTCTGCAGATCTTGAAAACGAGCGCACTATTATTGGAATTAAATCTGGCGAGAAAAGACTTTTGTTTAAACAAGTTGCAGGTCTTATTGCCCGCCGTATAGTTTATCATGTAAAAAAAGATGATACAACACAGGCAGGGATACGCTTTGGTTTAATCCGATATGGTTCCCGGGTTGACATGTATTTTCCGCTTTCGGTAAAAGTTAATGTTAAGCTTAAGCAAAAAGTAAGAAGCGGCAGTACAATTATCGGGGAGTATTAA